The following proteins are encoded in a genomic region of Flammeovirga pectinis:
- a CDS encoding phosphatase has protein sequence MREELFKEGGGVFVTPSSSLLQQLQNVKGLIFDWDGVFNGGVKGGAMPSPFSEVDSMGVNMLRFGYFLENGEIPFTAVVTGEFNEAAFKWAKREHFDAVVYLVKDKVKVLPLVDEMSGVKAKEILFTFDDILDISLAKEVGARFMVGRSGSPLFTEYCRMNGHTDYITGNSGSNNAVREVSEVVLCLLDRFDETIDKRVDFEGEYATYIKKRNEIPTKYFKNEGNEFIPSDPLS, from the coding sequence ATGAGAGAAGAATTATTCAAAGAAGGAGGAGGCGTGTTTGTAACACCCTCCTCTTCTCTTTTACAGCAATTACAAAATGTTAAAGGTCTAATTTTTGACTGGGATGGCGTTTTTAATGGTGGTGTAAAAGGCGGTGCTATGCCAAGTCCATTTAGCGAAGTTGACTCTATGGGTGTAAACATGCTTCGATTTGGTTATTTCTTAGAAAACGGAGAAATTCCATTTACAGCAGTTGTAACTGGAGAATTTAATGAAGCTGCTTTTAAATGGGCCAAAAGGGAACATTTTGATGCTGTTGTTTATCTTGTAAAAGATAAAGTAAAAGTATTGCCTCTTGTAGACGAAATGTCTGGTGTAAAAGCTAAAGAAATACTTTTTACTTTCGATGATATTTTAGATATCTCCTTAGCAAAAGAAGTTGGTGCTCGTTTTATGGTAGGACGTTCAGGTAGCCCTTTATTTACAGAATATTGTAGAATGAATGGACATACTGACTACATAACGGGTAATTCTGGTTCTAATAATGCTGTAAGAGAAGTATCTGAGGTTGTTCTTTGTTTACTCGATCGTTTTGATGAAACGATTGATAAGCGCGTTGATTTTGAAGGTGAGTATGCTACTTACATCAAAAAACGTAATGAAATACCTACAAAGTATTTTAAGAACGAAGGCAATGAATTTATTCCAAGTGATCCTTTATCATAA